One Branchiostoma floridae strain S238N-H82 chromosome 15, Bfl_VNyyK, whole genome shotgun sequence DNA window includes the following coding sequences:
- the LOC118431373 gene encoding uncharacterized protein LOC118431373 has protein sequence MAARCLVAFQHVDSESKKILRKHAKNRPLGDLHHKYQDVAPPSEEALTCTGVEAQLLRRSHLSKPKSASQLIEEQQRAVHNALNRGTRSAGAGRREVPASGRSSSSSNQGTTPAMKRSRSVMETGKHSSLSLRSQKSVWKVKSSVPKDLPEDRAYMRVRMDPVDKAWVRSKSLGDLSDQSKEMNRAELQPSRATTGYVKFQQMRNKAKNGVGYDTSAIYLSFAGGEEEKDVGVVDAFTDKDVGEYYSIEGHAGSKIADQLRKGNKIRIGINGEVMSHGLRVRTRSKEDSPRSEQDHFDIYRDDWDSSSNSTDMERVPLCWEDQVSRPGSRLLAPRSEKKEAPKPPMSGCQPVMFDKLIRHDMLPPNFVHVGAASPPGSAGKPSGQFRVKQRTKVKPAFNGTTPSSSQITVISIDNWNEELMTEERQQKEYDEVLWDKVIHGKARNELLSGPKSPTVSQTILPEKRARSPRQREEVKSAGQRSSRLSFTDGYDNVGKKLGVVRQQAIPTGKYSSSGSSVDFNYVGNGMNPIPGTLSVPTPANSPRVGFVGTVKPMPSKPLYRNGVASISVHGIQGDLNYIQIAQPLTAPVGPLGLHQCDSSSYSTLYRYSATVREAMGAVGNPTRPFSTSTNIFHGQEPGGEYEVFEQEQFVPSRGSTAKSKSSQGQQHVRFVEDLPSPSRVATPDQRPPSRHTPSPPAPTNSPDRVGSVTPSILLSSALAEGDAQKAEDRVQTPEVGSDSSRRPTLTLDSIVIPTAGETESDTYSNCDHTTVDTSVPSHATLRETLDVEEDEDSEEERSESPTLRYTTFKGERPGSATEEQLNKVASMIAKTVVGQTGSESEGNDSEDEQLNQDDERSSVKSSVFSESLDGDSQSRKTRSISRIDSASQYSSDDLQVSQETQELLESVAKLPIADAPQVAELLSYEPDKPSQRELAELRGQIKEDLKRTQEETQKEIQDIYMKQYA, from the exons ATGGCTGCCAGGTGTCTGGTGGCCTTCCAACATGTGGACAGCGAGTCCAAGAAAATACTCAGGAAACATGCAAAG AACCGGCCCCTGGGAGACCTACACCACAAGTACCAGGATGTAGCCCCGCCCTCGGAGGAGGCcctcacctgtacaggtgtggaGGCGCAGCTCTTAAGGCGGTCTCACCTGTCCAAACCCAAGTCTGCCTCGCAGCTCATCGAGGAGCAGCAAAGAGCAGTGCACAATGCCTTAAACAGGGGAACAAG ATCTGCAGGGGCAGGAAGAAGGGAGGTCCCTGCTAGTGGCAGATCCAGCAGCAGCAGTAACCAGGGCACAACACCAG CTATGAAGAGATCTAGAAGTGTGATGgagacagggaaacacagttcTTTGTCTTTGAGGAGCCAAAAGTCAGTGtggaaag TGAAATCCAGTGTGCCCAAAGACCTGCCCGAGGACAGGGCCTACATGAGAGTGAGGATGGACCCTGTGGACAAGGCTTGGGTCCGCAGTAAGTCACTAGGAGACCTCAGCGACCAATCAAAAG AGATGAACAGAGCAGAGCTGCAGCCATCACGAGCAACCACAGGATATGTGAAGTTTCAGCAGATGAGAAACAAGGCAAAGAACGGGGTTGGTTACGACACCTCGGCCATCTACCTGTCGTTTGCTGGAGGGGAAGAGGAGAAGGATGTTGGGGTGGTGGATGCCTTCACTG ACAAAGATGTTGGTGAGTACTACAGCATTGAGGGTCATGCGGGGTCAAAGATTGCTGACCAGCTACGCAAGGGGAACAAGATTCGCATCGGAATCAACGGAGAAGTCATGTCTCACGGCCTCCGAGTTCGGACACGGAGCAAGGAAGACTCACC GAGAAGTGAGCAGGACCATTTCGATATCTACCGTGATGACTGGGACAGTAGCAGTAACTCCACAGACATGGAGAGGGTTCCGCTGTGCTGGGAGGACCAGGTCAGCAGGCCGGGGTCTCGACTGTTAGCACCACGGTCCGAGAAGAAGGAAGCACCCAAACCT CCGATGTCGGGCTGTCAACCAGTGATGTTCGACAAACTCATCCGTCACGACATGCTCCCGCCCAACTTCGTCCACGTCGGAGCCGCCAGCCCGCCGGGCAGCGCGGGAAAACCGTCCGGACAGTTCCGGGTCAAGCAGCGCACCAAGGTGAAGCCGGCCTTCAACGGCACGACTCCTTCTAGCAGCCAGATTACGGTCATCAGCATCGACAATTGGAACGAGGAACTGATGACTGAGGAGAGGCAGCAGAAAGAGTACGACGAGGTGCTGTGGGACAAGGTCATCCACGGAAAAGCCCGGAACGAACTCCTGAGCGGGCCCAAGTCTCCGACCGTGAGCCAGACGATCCTGCCAGAGAAGCGGGCGCGATCGCCGCGGCAGCGAGAGGAAGTGAAGAGTGCAGGGCAGAGGAGTAGTAGGTTAAGTTTTACAGACGGGTACGATAATGTTGGGAAGAAGCTGGGGGTTGTTAGACAGCAGGCCATACCCACGGGTAAGTACAGCAGCTCTGGTAGTAGTGTGGATTTTAATTACGTGGGTAACGGGATGAATCCCATCCCGGGCACTCTTAGTGTACCCACCCCGGCCAACAGTCCAAGGGTTGGGTTTGTGGGCACAGTTAAGCCAATGCCGTCCAAGCCATTGTACAGGAATGGTGTCGCTAGTATAAGTGTACATGGTATCCAGGGGGACCTCAACTATATCCAGATCGCCCAGCCACTGACGGCACCCGTCGGGCCGCTGGGCTTACACCAGTGTGACTCTAGCAGCTACAGCACGTTGTACAGATACAGCGCCACCGTGAGAGAAGCCATGGGAGCGGTCGGGAATCCCACCCGCCCGTTTTCGACGTCGACCAACATTTTCCACGGCCAGGAGCCTGGCGGGGAGTACGAGGTTTTCGAACAGGAGCAGTTTGTGCCAAGCAGAGGATCTACAGCAAAGAGCAAATCTTCCCAGGGACAGCAGCACGTCAGGTTTGTGGAAGACCTGCCCTCACCGTCACGTGTGGCCACGCCCGATCAGAGGCCGCCATCACGACACACACCATCCCCTCCTGCCCCGACAAACTCACCAGACCGTGTCGGCTCTGTGACTCCGTCCATCCTGCTTTCCTCTGCGCTAGCTGAGGGTGACGCACAGAAGGCAGAGGACAGGGTACAAACCCCAGAGGTTGGGTCGGACAGTTCAAGAAGACCAACCCTAACGTTAGACTCCATCGTTATACCAACAGCTGGAGAAACAGAGTCGGACACATACTCCAACTGTGACCACACTACTGTAGACACGTCCGTGCCGTCCCATGCCACTCTTCGCGAAACACTAGATGTTGAGGAGGATGAAGACAGTGAAGAGGAGAGGTCCGAGTCTCCTACCTTGCGGTACACAACCTTCAAAGGCGAGAGACCAGGATCGGCCACCGAGGAACAGTTAAACAAAGTGGCCTCAATGATAGCTAAAACTGTTGTTGGACAGACAGGGTCAGAGAGTGAGGGGAATGATTCTGAGGATGAACAGTTGAATCAAGATGATGAAAGGAGCTCGGTGAAGAGTTCGGTGTTTTCCGAGTCCTTGGACGGAGACAGCCAGAGCAGAAAGACGAGAAGTATCAGCAGGATAGACAGCGCCTCCCAGTATTCTTCTGATGACCTGCAGGTCTCGCAGGAGACACAGGAGCTTCTGGAGTCGGTGGCAAAGCTGCCTATTGCAGACGCACCACAGGTGGCAGAACTGTTGTCGTATGAACCAGACAAACCTTCGCAAAGAGAGCTGGCAGAGCTGAGGGGCCAGATCAAGGAGGACCTGAAACGGACGCAGGAGGAAACACAGAAGGAAATACAAGATATCTACATGAAACAGTACGCATGA